A genomic region of Xanthomonas fragariae contains the following coding sequences:
- a CDS encoding IS5 family transposase, translating to MRTRRPAAEDRPADELFRSRLENLRHPLARLSQQMPWTALEQALSSRLPATQAGGGRPALPVRLIAGLLYLKHAYDLSDETVCERWLENPYWQFFTDEVVFQTRLPCDASSLTRWRQRLGEAGMEELLAHTINAAHAMQAVDARELSRVIVDTTVQEKAIAYPTDSRLLEVARKKLVLLAKRHGIGLRQSYARQGPALSRKAGRYAHARQFKRMQRVLRRQRTVLGRLVRDIQRKLDQVDTGVRERIAVWLERAQRLYTQRPKDKQKLYALHASEVECIGKGKARQAYEFGVKVGIAVTACKGLVVGARSFPGNPYDGDTLAEQLEQTRGLLQDVSVEPTVAIVDLGDRGREVDGVQVLHRGKAKTLTRRQWRWIKRRQAVEPVIGHLKDDCRLRRCRLKGAQGDALHVLGCAAGYNLRWLLRWIAFLRAWMRAMGWSSLSAVPLSPTALGA from the coding sequence ATGCGTACACGCCGTCCTGCTGCCGAAGACAGACCCGCCGACGAGTTGTTTCGTTCGCGGCTGGAGAACCTGCGTCATCCGCTGGCGCGGCTGAGCCAACAGATGCCGTGGACGGCGTTGGAACAAGCACTTTCATCGCGCTTGCCGGCCACCCAGGCCGGTGGCGGTCGGCCGGCATTGCCGGTGCGGCTGATTGCCGGTTTGCTCTACCTCAAACACGCCTACGACCTGTCCGATGAAACGGTGTGCGAGCGTTGGCTGGAGAATCCGTACTGGCAGTTCTTCACTGACGAGGTCGTGTTCCAGACGCGTTTGCCGTGCGATGCCAGCTCGCTGACGCGCTGGCGGCAGCGCCTGGGTGAGGCCGGGATGGAAGAGCTGTTGGCGCACACCATCAACGCCGCGCATGCGATGCAGGCGGTGGACGCACGCGAGTTGTCGCGGGTGATCGTGGACACCACGGTGCAGGAAAAGGCGATCGCCTATCCGACCGACAGCCGTTTGCTGGAGGTGGCACGCAAGAAGCTGGTGTTACTGGCCAAGCGGCACGGCATCGGATTGCGGCAGAGCTACGCGCGGCAAGGCCCGGCCCTGAGCCGCAAGGCAGGTCGGTATGCGCATGCGCGCCAGTTCAAGCGCATGCAGCGCGTGCTGCGACGTCAACGCACAGTGCTGGGACGGCTCGTGCGCGACATCCAACGCAAACTCGATCAGGTCGACACCGGCGTGCGCGAGCGCATCGCTGTCTGGCTGGAACGTGCGCAACGGCTATACACGCAGCGTCCGAAGGACAAACAAAAACTCTACGCATTGCATGCCTCGGAAGTGGAATGCATCGGCAAGGGCAAGGCGCGTCAAGCGTACGAATTCGGCGTCAAGGTCGGCATTGCGGTCACCGCCTGCAAGGGATTGGTCGTGGGTGCGCGCAGCTTCCCGGGCAACCCGTACGACGGCGATACCTTGGCCGAGCAGCTGGAGCAGACACGCGGGTTGCTGCAGGATGTGAGCGTAGAACCGACGGTGGCGATCGTGGACCTGGGCGATCGCGGGCGCGAAGTCGATGGCGTGCAGGTCCTGCATCGCGGCAAGGCCAAGACGCTGACGCGACGGCAATGGCGCTGGATCAAGCGACGGCAGGCGGTGGAGCCGGTGATCGGACATCTGAAAGACGACTGCCGGTTGCGTCGCTGCAGGCTGAAAGGTGCCCAAGGCGATGCGCTGCACGTGCTCGGCTGCGCCGCTGGCTACAACCTGCGCTGGCTGCTGCGCTGGATCGCGTTTTTGCGTGCCTGGATGCGGGCGATGGGATGGTCATCCTTGAGTGCCGTGCCGCTGTCACCGACGGCACTTGGCGCTTGA
- a CDS encoding Do family serine endopeptidase, translating to MRPLPTLLTLSLAAAFGGFAATGITTWLDNRAEATPAGNAAFTLPSAAALPAAVAGQPVPSLAPMLQRAMPAVVSVNTKQVVRVRNPFFNDPILRRLFPQVPQDRIDESLGSGVIIDAQKGYVLTNHHVIENADDVQVTLGDGRTVNADFIGSDADTDIALIRIKADNLTDIKLADSNALRVGDFVVAIGNPFGFTQTVTSGIVSAVGRSGIRGLGYQNFIQTDASINPGNSGGALVNLQGQLVGINTASFNPQGSMAGNIGLGLAIPSNLARNVVEQLVTKGVVVRGTLGLETQNLTQQMLQGLGVDSLRGALVTRVLPGSAAAAAGVQPGDVVVAANDQRVDSAEALHNYEGLQAVGSAVTLDIRRDGKPLKLKATLKEQDRAVTGDMLDPRLSGATFVDLPESLRQSGITGVMVSEVKRGCRAAANGLVSGDVIVASSVGEFADLASWRANFQRKPEQLVVRILRGNAQYDALMR from the coding sequence ATGCGACCGCTGCCCACCCTGCTGACTCTTTCGCTTGCCGCTGCCTTCGGCGGATTTGCCGCCACCGGCATCACTACCTGGCTGGACAATCGCGCCGAGGCAACCCCGGCCGGCAATGCCGCTTTCACCTTGCCTAGCGCCGCGGCGCTCCCGGCAGCCGTCGCCGGCCAACCGGTGCCGTCGCTGGCGCCGATGCTGCAACGGGCGATGCCGGCGGTGGTCAGCGTCAACACCAAACAAGTGGTGCGCGTGCGCAACCCGTTCTTCAACGATCCGATCCTGCGCCGGCTGTTTCCACAGGTGCCGCAGGACCGCATCGACGAATCGCTGGGTTCGGGCGTGATCATCGATGCGCAAAAGGGCTATGTACTGACCAACCACCACGTCATCGAAAATGCCGACGACGTGCAGGTGACACTCGGAGACGGGCGCACGGTCAACGCCGATTTCATCGGCTCCGATGCCGATACCGATATCGCGCTGATCCGCATCAAGGCCGACAACCTCACCGACATCAAATTGGCCGACAGCAATGCGCTGCGCGTGGGCGATTTCGTGGTGGCGATCGGCAACCCGTTCGGCTTTACCCAGACGGTGACCTCCGGCATCGTGTCGGCGGTGGGCCGCAGCGGTATTCGCGGGCTGGGCTATCAGAACTTCATCCAGACCGATGCCTCGATCAACCCGGGCAATTCCGGCGGTGCGCTGGTCAATCTGCAAGGTCAGCTGGTGGGCATCAACACCGCCAGTTTCAATCCGCAGGGCAGCATGGCCGGCAATATCGGGCTGGGCCTGGCGATTCCGTCCAACCTGGCGCGCAACGTGGTCGAGCAATTGGTGACCAAGGGCGTGGTGGTGCGCGGCACGCTCGGTCTGGAGACCCAGAATCTCACGCAGCAAATGCTGCAGGGCTTGGGTGTGGATTCTTTACGCGGCGCCTTGGTGACACGCGTGTTGCCGGGCTCAGCTGCGGCCGCCGCAGGCGTGCAGCCAGGCGATGTTGTGGTGGCGGCCAACGATCAACGCGTGGACAGCGCCGAAGCACTGCACAACTACGAAGGCCTGCAAGCCGTCGGTAGCGCGGTGACCCTGGACATCCGTCGCGATGGCAAACCGCTCAAGCTCAAGGCGACCTTGAAGGAGCAGGACCGTGCCGTCACCGGCGACATGTTGGACCCGCGCCTGAGTGGCGCCACCTTTGTGGACCTGCCCGAATCGCTACGTCAATCCGGCATCACCGGAGTGATGGTCAGCGAGGTCAAACGTGGTTGCCGTGCAGCAGCCAATGGTCTGGTCTCCGGCGACGTGATCGTGGCCAGCAGTGTCGGCGAGTTTGCGGACTTGGCCAGCTGGCGCGCCAATTTCCAACGCAAGCCGGAGCAGTTGGTCGTGCGTATCCTGCGTGGCAACGCGCAGTACGACGCACTCATGCGTTGA
- a CDS encoding cytochrome b: MSSHTHFNLPARVLHWLMAAMILTMLFVGVGMVASVTQRPWLINLHRPLGIAILILAVLRLINRLRHRPPPLPADLPAWQKAAAIASHWLLYALMLGMPLIGWAMLSAGGYPIVLWPGANLPAIAPHDPALYAWLRSAHGWLAYLLFATVLGHLSAALFHAWIRRDGVFSSMARGGR; encoded by the coding sequence ATGAGCAGCCATACCCACTTCAATCTGCCTGCCCGCGTGCTGCACTGGCTGATGGCGGCAATGATCCTGACCATGCTGTTCGTCGGCGTAGGCATGGTCGCCTCGGTTACGCAGCGGCCGTGGTTGATCAATCTGCACCGTCCGCTGGGCATCGCGATTCTGATTCTTGCGGTGCTGCGGTTGATCAACCGTCTGCGTCACCGCCCACCGCCGTTGCCGGCCGATCTGCCCGCGTGGCAGAAGGCCGCCGCGATTGCGTCGCACTGGTTGCTGTATGCGCTGATGCTGGGCATGCCACTGATCGGCTGGGCGATGTTGTCGGCCGGTGGGTATCCGATCGTGCTGTGGCCGGGCGCGAACTTGCCAGCGATCGCACCGCACGATCCGGCGCTATATGCGTGGTTGCGTAGCGCACACGGCTGGTTGGCATATCTGTTGTTCGCCACTGTGCTGGGGCATTTGAGCGCTGCGCTATTTCATGCATGGATACGGCGGGATGGCGTGTTTTCCAGCATGGCGCGTGGGGGGCGGTAG
- a CDS encoding leucyl aminopeptidase family protein, which translates to MSHLTGFIDSNAAALPLYVLDREGFAHWCAEQPTRVLSWAQAQRFDAAPGSVLLLPGEQGLAGAILGIGDRADAYAYAHAPLALPPASRWMLASALSETEQALLQLGWGLGAYRFSRYRKVPRAPAELAATPSAETRALIEACVRVRDWVNTPTEDMGPQQLEDAVHTLAQAHGARVEAIVGEALLAQNFPTIHAVGRASHRAPRLIALRWGAAEHPHLVLVGKGVCFDTGGLDLKPADGMRNMKKDMGGAAHALALAGLVMAQQLPVRLTLLIPAVENAVGPNAFRPGEVITTRVGVSVEVDNTDAEGRLVLCDALSYATEQRPDLILDFATLTGAARIALGPDLPALFANDDALAQAWLSAGEQTRDPVWRMPLWRPYLRYLNSHVADMANAGSRMAGAVTAALYLERFVAPGQCWAHLDVYAWNDSERPGRPAGGEALALRSAYAMLKQRYGG; encoded by the coding sequence ATGTCGCACCTCACCGGTTTCATCGATTCCAACGCTGCGGCCTTGCCGCTGTATGTGCTCGACCGCGAAGGCTTTGCGCACTGGTGTGCCGAGCAGCCAACGCGCGTGCTGTCGTGGGCGCAGGCGCAGCGCTTCGACGCCGCGCCGGGTAGCGTTTTGTTGTTGCCGGGCGAGCAAGGACTGGCCGGCGCGATCCTCGGTATCGGCGATCGCGCCGATGCCTACGCTTATGCACATGCACCGTTGGCGCTACCGCCGGCCAGTCGCTGGATGCTGGCCAGCGCGTTGAGCGAGACCGAACAGGCGTTGCTGCAGTTGGGCTGGGGGTTGGGCGCGTATCGCTTCTCGCGCTACCGCAAGGTGCCGCGGGCGCCGGCCGAACTGGCGGCCACGCCCTCGGCAGAAACCCGCGCCTTGATCGAAGCCTGTGTCCGCGTGCGCGATTGGGTCAACACGCCCACCGAAGACATGGGTCCGCAGCAACTGGAAGATGCCGTGCACACGCTGGCGCAGGCGCATGGTGCGCGGGTCGAGGCCATCGTCGGCGAAGCATTGCTGGCGCAAAATTTTCCCACCATCCATGCGGTGGGACGAGCCTCGCATCGTGCGCCGCGCTTGATCGCATTGCGTTGGGGCGCGGCCGAGCATCCGCATCTGGTGCTGGTCGGCAAGGGCGTGTGCTTCGACACCGGCGGCCTGGATCTGAAGCCGGCCGACGGAATGCGCAACATGAAAAAGGACATGGGCGGTGCAGCGCACGCATTGGCGCTGGCCGGCCTGGTGATGGCGCAGCAGTTGCCGGTGCGGCTGACGCTGCTGATTCCTGCAGTGGAGAACGCAGTGGGTCCGAATGCGTTCCGTCCCGGCGAAGTGATCACCACGCGCGTCGGCGTCAGCGTGGAAGTGGACAACACCGATGCCGAAGGCCGGCTGGTGCTGTGCGATGCGCTGAGCTACGCCACCGAACAGCGCCCGGATCTGATCCTGGATTTCGCCACACTCACAGGTGCCGCACGTATCGCGTTGGGCCCGGACCTGCCGGCACTGTTCGCCAACGACGATGCATTGGCGCAGGCTTGGCTGAGTGCCGGCGAGCAGACCCGCGACCCGGTCTGGCGCATGCCGCTATGGCGCCCGTACCTGCGTTATCTCAACAGCCATGTGGCCGATATGGCCAACGCCGGCTCGCGCATGGCTGGCGCGGTGACCGCCGCGCTCTATCTGGAGCGCTTTGTCGCACCTGGCCAGTGCTGGGCGCATCTGGACGTCTACGCCTGGAACGACAGCGAGCGCCCCGGCCGCCCGGCAGGCGGCGAAGCGCTGGCACTGCGCTCGGCCTACGCGATGCTGAAGCAGCGTTACGGCGGTTGA
- a CDS encoding IS5 family transposase (programmed frameshift): MRQKTYPSDVSRERFEHILPILEQARKRTKPRRVDMYEVWCAVLYVLRTGCQWRALPSDFPKWRTVHAYFAKWSECDDEGVSLLERALKKSQVGVARQKQERNIFSRFLIVDAQSVKNTDTAGQKEYDAGKKVSGIKRHIAVDTQGLPHAIAVTTAEVTDRKGALRALERCQSNLTHVQSLLCDSGYTGVPFAEGVREILGEQLTVQIAKRSELHTFKVMPKRWIVERSFAWLEKNRRLWKNCERKLNTSLQFIHLAFLALLLKRS; encoded by the exons ATGCGCCAAAAAACCTATCCGAGCGACGTGAGCCGGGAGCGTTTCGAACACATCCTCCCGATCCTGGAACAAGCGCGCAAGCGCACCAAGCCACGCCGAGTGGATATGTATGAGGTGTGGTGCGCAGTGTTGTACGTGCTGCGAACCGGTTGCCAATGGCGAGCGCTACCCAGCGACTTTCCGAAGTGGCGGACCGTGCACGCGTACTTTGCCAAGTGGAGCGAGTGCGACGATGAAGGAGTGAGCCTGCTGGAGCGGGCGCTCAAAAAATC TCAGGTTGGCGTGGCCCGCCAGAAACAGGAGCGCAACATCTTCAGCAGGTTCTTGATCGTGGACGCGCAGAGCGTCAAGAACACGGACACAGCCGGGCAAAAGGAATATGACGCGGGCAAAAAGGTGTCGGGCATCAAGCGGCATATCGCTGTTGATACCCAGGGGTTGCCCCATGCCATCGCGGTGACGACGGCGGAGGTGACCGACCGCAAAGGTGCGCTGCGGGCGCTGGAGCGCTGTCAGTCAAACTTGACGCATGTACAAAGCCTGCTGTGCGACAGTGGTTACACCGGAGTACCGTTTGCCGAAGGCGTGCGAGAGATTCTAGGCGAGCAGCTCACGGTGCAGATTGCCAAGCGCAGCGAACTGCACACCTTCAAGGTCATGCCCAAGCGCTGGATCGTCGAGCGCAGTTTTGCCTGGCTGGAGAAAAACCGAAGGCTGTGGAAGAACTGCGAGCGCAAACTCAACACCAGCTTGCAGTTCATCCATCTGGCCTTCTTGGCGCTTCTACTCAAAAGATCGTGA
- a CDS encoding IS5 family transposase, which produces MRTRRPAAEDRPADELFRSRLENQIDLRHPLARLSQRMPWTALEQALSSRLPATQAGGGRPALPVRLIAGLLYLKHAYDLSDEAVCERWLENPYWQFFTGEVVFQTRLPCDASSLTRWRQRLGEAGMEELLAHTINAAHAMQAVDARELSRVIVDTTVQEKAIAYPTDSRLLEVARKKLVLLAKRHGIGLRQSYARQGPALSRKAGRYAHARQFKRMQRVLRRQRTVLGRLVRDIQRKLDQVNTGVRERIAVWLERAQRLYTQRPKDKQKLYALHAPEVECIGKGKARQAYEFGVKVGIAVTACKGLVVGARSFPGNPYDGDTLAEQLEQTRGLLQDVSVEPTVAIVDLGDRGREVDGVQVLHRGKAKTLTRRQWRWIKRRQAVEPVIGHLKDDCRLRRCRLKGAQGDALHVLGCAAGYNLRWLLRWIVFLRAWMRAMGWSSLSTVPLSPTALGA; this is translated from the coding sequence ATGCGTACACGCCGTCCTGCTGCCGAAGACAGACCCGCCGACGAGTTGTTTCGTTCGCGGCTGGAGAACCAGATCGATCTGCGTCATCCGCTGGCGCGGCTGAGCCAACGGATGCCGTGGACGGCGTTGGAGCAAGCACTTTCATCGCGCTTGCCGGCCACCCAGGCCGGTGGCGGTCGGCCGGCATTGCCGGTGCGGCTGATTGCCGGTTTGCTCTACCTCAAACACGCCTACGACCTGTCCGATGAAGCGGTGTGCGAGCGTTGGCTGGAGAATCCGTACTGGCAGTTCTTCACCGGCGAGGTCGTGTTCCAGACGCGTTTGCCGTGCGATGCCAGCTCGCTGACGCGCTGGCGGCAGCGCCTGGGTGAGGCCGGGATGGAAGAGCTGCTGGCGCACACCATCAACGCCGCACATGCGATGCAGGCGGTGGACGCACGCGAGTTGTCGCGGGTGATCGTGGACACCACGGTGCAGGAAAAGGCGATCGCCTATCCGACCGACAGCCGTTTGCTGGAGGTGGCACGCAAGAAGCTGGTGTTACTGGCCAAGCGGCACGGCATCGGATTGCGGCAGAGCTACGCGCGGCAAGGCCCGGCCCTGAGCCGCAAGGCAGGTCGGTATGCGCATGCGCGCCAGTTCAAGCGCATGCAGCGCGTGCTGCGACGTCAACGCACAGTGCTGGGACGGCTCGTGCGCGACATCCAACGCAAACTCGATCAGGTAAACACCGGCGTGCGCGAGCGCATCGCTGTCTGGCTGGAACGTGCGCAACGGCTGTACACGCAGCGTCCGAAGGACAAACAAAAACTCTACGCATTGCATGCCCCGGAAGTGGAATGCATCGGCAAGGGCAAGGCGCGTCAAGCGTACGAATTTGGCGTCAAGGTCGGCATTGCAGTCACCGCCTGCAAGGGATTGGTCGTGGGTGCGCGCAGCTTCCCGGGCAACCCGTACGACGGCGATACCTTGGCCGAGCAGCTGGAGCAGACACGCGGGTTGCTGCAGGATGTGAGCGTAGAACCGACGGTGGCGATCGTGGACCTGGGCGATCGCGGGCGCGAAGTCGATGGCGTGCAGGTCCTGCATCGCGGCAAGGCCAAGACGCTGACGCGACGGCAATGGCGCTGGATCAAGCGACGGCAGGCGGTGGAGCCGGTGATCGGACATCTGAAAGACGACTGCAGGTTGCGTCGCTGCAGGCTGAAAGGTGCCCAAGGCGATGCGCTGCACGTGCTCGGCTGCGCGGCCGGCTACAACCTGCGTTGGCTGCTGCGCTGGATCGTGTTTTTGCGTGCCTGGATGCGGGCGATGGGATGGTCATCCTTGAGTACCGTGCCGCTGTCACCGACGGCACTTGGCGCTTGA
- a CDS encoding AI-2E family transporter, with protein MSLPVNSSDAAAPADSLPPPSAPRPRAPASMVVLATLAVGYTLWAAQTIILPIMLSAFFALIGNPILRGLRKLYIPRFIGALMVLCLGLAGTVTLAAQLAGPAAEWVQQAPRQMRQIARDVRDFTKPVMQANQAAENFARAAGGEGQRGVQIVRTQMDDPYKALVRTPKLAASVLAVVLLTFFFMVYGESLQRHAIALLQNRQQQRFTTEIMLDIEREVSRYVLTISVINTLVGLIFAGILYALQIPLPEALLWGTVVALFNFAPYVGPLIGVMLMLLMGFVEFRTTLSSLLPAILYLALHTIEGQVVTPIVLGRRMAISPLMLILALMLFGWLWGMLGLLLAVPLLVCIKMVLSRVEGMQRWARLLE; from the coding sequence ATGTCTCTTCCCGTCAACTCATCGGATGCTGCCGCACCGGCAGATTCGCTTCCGCCGCCATCGGCACCACGCCCGCGCGCGCCTGCGTCGATGGTCGTGTTGGCCACGCTTGCGGTCGGCTACACGCTGTGGGCCGCGCAGACGATCATCTTGCCCATCATGCTGTCAGCGTTCTTCGCGCTGATCGGCAACCCAATCCTGCGCGGTCTGCGCAAGCTGTATATCCCGCGCTTTATCGGCGCATTGATGGTGCTGTGCCTGGGTCTGGCCGGCACCGTGACCTTAGCCGCGCAACTGGCAGGCCCGGCCGCCGAATGGGTGCAGCAGGCACCGCGACAAATGCGGCAAATTGCGCGCGATGTGCGTGATTTCACCAAGCCGGTGATGCAAGCCAACCAGGCGGCGGAAAATTTTGCACGCGCGGCCGGCGGCGAAGGCCAGCGCGGCGTGCAGATCGTGCGCACGCAGATGGACGACCCCTACAAGGCGCTGGTGCGCACGCCTAAGCTCGCTGCCTCGGTGCTGGCGGTGGTGCTGCTGACGTTCTTCTTCATGGTCTATGGCGAGAGCCTGCAGCGGCATGCAATTGCATTACTGCAGAACCGGCAGCAACAACGCTTCACCACAGAAATCATGTTGGATATCGAACGCGAGGTGTCGCGTTACGTACTCACCATCAGCGTGATCAACACGCTGGTCGGCCTTATTTTTGCCGGCATCTTGTATGCGCTACAGATTCCGCTGCCTGAAGCGTTGTTGTGGGGCACCGTGGTGGCGCTATTCAACTTCGCACCGTATGTGGGTCCGTTGATCGGCGTGATGCTGATGCTATTGATGGGCTTTGTGGAATTCCGCACCACTTTGTCCTCGCTGCTGCCGGCGATTCTGTATCTGGCGCTGCACACCATCGAAGGCCAGGTCGTCACCCCGATCGTGCTCGGCCGACGCATGGCGATCTCGCCGCTGATGCTGATCCTGGCGCTGATGCTGTTCGGCTGGCTCTGGGGCATGCTCGGCCTGCTGCTGGCGGTCCCGCTGCTGGTCTGCATTAAGATGGTGCTGAGCCGGGTGGAAGGGATGCAGCGCTGGGCCAGGCTACTTGAGTGA
- a CDS encoding catalase family peroxidase, with protein sequence MTLLPPSPPPQRARRPVAPLLGIATIAGGIALAFAWTAGWIGGDRLTAARMTDTIEASGPPHPGFRRAHTKGVCVSGQFQASGKATWLSSARIFSQASTPVLGRMSIGGGDPHGADGAARVRSMALLLRSDDGQEWRTAMNSFPFFVVATPAGFQALNMASKPDPATGKPDPAKLAAFGKQYPEAAKFQQWAKTAPWSDSWANTQYNGVDAFRAIAADGRERYIRWSMRPHTPFKALSAQQRAQADGDFLATDLDTRLAQGPLRWDLVLSVAEPGDPVDDPSQPWPESRKQIVAGTVSIDHAEPQATGPCRDLNYDPLILPKGIAASNDPILAARSSVYSHSFNRREHEIANGQGSAATGQGTHP encoded by the coding sequence ATGACCTTGCTACCTCCATCTCCACCGCCGCAGCGCGCACGTCGTCCCGTGGCACCGTTGCTCGGCATTGCAACGATTGCCGGCGGCATTGCGCTCGCGTTCGCCTGGACGGCCGGCTGGATCGGCGGCGACCGGCTCACCGCCGCGCGCATGACCGACACCATCGAAGCGAGCGGGCCACCGCATCCGGGCTTCCGTCGCGCGCACACCAAGGGCGTGTGCGTCAGCGGCCAATTTCAGGCCAGCGGCAAGGCGACCTGGCTGTCGTCGGCACGCATCTTCAGCCAGGCCAGCACGCCGGTGTTGGGTCGGATGTCGATCGGTGGCGGCGACCCGCACGGGGCCGATGGCGCGGCGCGGGTGCGCAGCATGGCGCTGCTGTTGCGTAGCGACGATGGGCAGGAATGGCGCACCGCGATGAACAGTTTTCCGTTCTTTGTGGTCGCCACGCCGGCCGGTTTTCAGGCGCTCAACATGGCCTCCAAGCCGGACCCGGCCACCGGCAAGCCCGACCCGGCCAAGCTGGCAGCATTCGGTAAGCAGTATCCGGAAGCGGCCAAGTTTCAGCAGTGGGCCAAGACCGCACCGTGGTCGGACAGCTGGGCCAACACCCAGTACAACGGCGTCGACGCATTCCGTGCAATTGCCGCCGATGGACGCGAGCGCTACATCCGCTGGTCGATGCGTCCGCATACGCCGTTCAAAGCGTTGAGTGCGCAGCAGCGGGCGCAGGCCGATGGCGATTTTCTCGCCACCGATCTGGACACGCGCCTGGCGCAGGGACCGTTGCGCTGGGATCTGGTGCTGAGCGTCGCCGAACCGGGCGATCCGGTCGACGATCCGTCGCAGCCGTGGCCGGAAAGCCGCAAGCAGATCGTGGCCGGCACCGTGTCGATTGATCATGCCGAGCCGCAAGCCACCGGTCCGTGTCGCGATCTGAATTACGACCCGCTGATCCTGCCCAAGGGTATCGCCGCATCGAACGACCCGATTCTGGCGGCACGTTCGTCGGTGTATTCGCACTCGTTCAATCGTCGCGAACACGAAATCGCCAACGGCCAAGGCAGCGCTGCCACCGGCCAGGGAACCCACCCATGA
- a CDS encoding HAD family hydrolase: MSFYINAITLDLDDTLWPFAPIGAHIDQVLHDWMREHSPVTAERFPVKAMGELRERSFADNPHLHHDLSALRRLTLEMALRESGGDLALLEPAYEVFYAARNQVECYPDALDALARIAAHVPVAALSNGNADLQCIDLMHHFAFQLGSREHGSAKPDPSIFLAACARLQAPPAQVLHVGDHVRMDVLGALDAGLRACWINRDGAVWSHPAQQPDLEFDSMTGLADWLDAQQLHPGTPHDGIRVPA, from the coding sequence ATGAGCTTCTACATCAACGCCATCACTCTCGACCTAGACGATACGTTGTGGCCTTTTGCGCCGATCGGTGCGCATATCGATCAGGTGTTGCACGACTGGATGCGTGAGCACAGTCCGGTCACTGCCGAGCGGTTTCCGGTGAAGGCAATGGGTGAGTTGCGCGAGCGCAGCTTTGCCGACAACCCGCATCTGCATCACGACCTCAGTGCGCTGCGTCGGTTGACGCTGGAGATGGCCTTGCGCGAGAGCGGCGGCGATCTGGCGTTGCTGGAGCCTGCCTATGAAGTGTTCTATGCCGCGCGCAATCAGGTGGAATGCTACCCGGACGCGCTCGACGCACTGGCCCGTATCGCCGCGCATGTGCCGGTGGCCGCACTCAGTAACGGCAATGCCGATCTGCAGTGCATCGACTTGATGCATCACTTCGCGTTTCAGCTGGGCTCGCGCGAGCACGGCAGCGCCAAGCCGGATCCGAGTATCTTCCTGGCCGCGTGCGCGCGCCTGCAGGCGCCGCCGGCGCAGGTGCTGCATGTGGGCGACCACGTACGCATGGATGTGCTCGGCGCACTCGATGCCGGCTTGCGCGCGTGCTGGATCAACCGCGACGGTGCGGTGTGGTCGCACCCCGCTCAGCAGCCGGACCTGGAGTTCGACAGCATGACCGGGCTGGCCGATTGGCTGGACGCACAACAGCTGCATCCAGGCACGCCGCACGACGGCATCCGGGTTCCCGCCTGA
- the tmk gene encoding dTMP kinase, translating into MTIELKPGGLLIAIEGIDGAGKTTLARSLATTLEAAGARVVLSKEPTNGPWGTQLRQSAATGRLSADEEAELLIRDRHEHVDTLIAPALARGDIVILDRYFPSMIAYQGAAGLPLDDLLERNAFAPRPDVLLLLDLPPPTGLARIRARGDAPNHFETQDNLERCRTIFAQLQLPGKHLLNASADADSVLRQAHTIVVAALAERLSDAAARTDAERAILELLSAGRLA; encoded by the coding sequence ATGACAATCGAACTGAAGCCCGGCGGCTTGTTGATCGCGATCGAAGGGATCGACGGCGCCGGCAAGACCACCCTCGCCCGCAGCTTGGCCACCACCCTGGAAGCGGCGGGCGCGCGCGTCGTGCTGAGCAAGGAGCCGACCAACGGCCCCTGGGGCACCCAACTGCGCCAGTCCGCCGCTACCGGTCGCCTGAGCGCGGACGAAGAAGCCGAGCTACTGATCCGCGACCGCCACGAACATGTGGACACCCTGATCGCACCGGCGTTGGCACGCGGCGACATCGTGATCCTGGACCGCTATTTCCCCTCGATGATCGCTTACCAGGGCGCCGCCGGCCTGCCGCTGGACGACCTGCTGGAACGCAATGCCTTCGCACCACGCCCGGACGTGCTGTTGCTGCTCGATCTGCCGCCACCCACCGGTCTGGCCCGCATCCGCGCCCGCGGCGATGCACCCAACCACTTCGAAACCCAGGACAACCTGGAGCGCTGTCGCACAATTTTTGCGCAGCTACAGTTGCCGGGAAAACACCTCCTCAACGCCAGCGCCGATGCAGACAGCGTGCTACGCCAGGCCCACACCATCGTCGTGGCAGCACTGGCCGAACGGCTGAGCGACGCCGCCGCGCGCACTGACGCAGAAAGGGCCATACTAGAACTGCTATCGGCAGGTCGCCTGGCCTGA